The following proteins come from a genomic window of Campylobacter concisus:
- a CDS encoding protein-L-isoaspartate(D-aspartate) O-methyltransferase codes for MTQLEAIKCQNLASDIADEITLSPLLFDAIATTEREIFVPITAHAYKLDAQPILGNQWISSPLTVAKMTMALECENMDNILEIGCGSGYQAAILSKLAHRIFSVERIEKLAMEAKKRFEALKIRNVHVRYDDGNNGWRSYAPFDRILLSAAADEISPNLFKQLKNGGILVAPMKKDGKQFIAKFKKDKDGNLEKEYLDECLFVPLLEGRE; via the coding sequence TTGACCCAATTAGAAGCGATAAAATGCCAAAATTTAGCTAGCGACATAGCCGACGAGATCACGCTAAGCCCACTTTTGTTCGATGCGATAGCTACCACTGAGCGCGAAATTTTTGTACCAATCACTGCACATGCTTATAAACTTGACGCTCAGCCCATACTGGGCAATCAGTGGATCAGCTCACCGCTAACTGTGGCAAAGATGACAATGGCACTAGAGTGCGAAAATATGGACAATATCCTAGAGATAGGCTGTGGAAGTGGCTATCAAGCAGCTATTTTAAGCAAACTTGCACATAGAATTTTTAGTGTCGAGCGAATAGAAAAGCTGGCTATGGAGGCAAAAAAACGCTTCGAGGCACTAAAAATTAGAAACGTACATGTAAGATATGATGACGGCAACAACGGCTGGCGAAGCTACGCACCATTTGATCGTATCCTGCTCTCGGCAGCTGCTGATGAGATATCGCCAAATTTATTTAAGCAGCTTAAAAATGGTGGAATTTTAGTAGCTCCAATGAAGAAAGATGGCAAGCAATTTATCGCTAAATTTAAAAAAGATAAAGATGGAAATTTAGAAAAAGAGTACTTAGATGAGTGCCTTTTTGTACCACTTCTTGAAGGTAGAGAGTAA
- the recJ gene encoding single-stranded-DNA-specific exonuclease RecJ, with protein sequence MLNKEDIRNLLAHRFCNDIHKKISEIPTPSALKDIYKGANRIKEAIEKNERIAIVGDYDVDGVVSSVILAEFFDDLGVKDYLVKIPNRFKDGYGLNPEIIDELSADVSLIITVDNGISANDAAIICKEKGIDLIITDHHMPPAVLPEAYAIINPKQEDCNFPNIEICGAEVAWYLVGALKDVFGLNYDMSKFLELLAIAIIADMMELRDMNRMLVRLGICKLNASKRSAFHAIKEFYGKEKFECDDISFLIAPLINSAGRMDDAMNSFDFLRAKSIEEAYNYLDTIIEFNNSRKEEERQLFECSLKDVKEDDKVIITWGEQWHEGVIGIVASRLAKHFAKPAIVFSIDKGRAKGSARSVGKLDILSLIASHEDLLTSYGGHKGAAGLTLTPENLVKFKEAINKSCSCLNMQDCKSSDELLGDIMPSEIDFELLEILEFYEPYGQKNPRPVFKIKNALVKNERLIGRDQNHLKLILQKDNKTLEALFFNFTKHARVGEMIDIIFCISKNSFRGLVTPQLLIKEIL encoded by the coding sequence ATGCTAAATAAAGAGGACATAAGGAATTTACTAGCGCATAGATTTTGTAACGACATACATAAAAAAATTAGTGAAATTCCGACACCAAGTGCCTTAAAAGATATTTACAAGGGTGCTAATCGCATAAAAGAAGCGATCGAAAAAAACGAGCGCATAGCCATTGTGGGCGATTATGATGTTGATGGTGTTGTTTCAAGCGTGATTTTAGCTGAGTTTTTTGATGATCTTGGCGTGAAAGACTACCTAGTAAAAATTCCAAATAGATTTAAAGACGGATATGGGCTAAATCCTGAGATAATAGACGAACTCTCAGCTGATGTAAGCTTGATTATCACCGTTGATAACGGTATCTCTGCAAACGATGCGGCCATTATCTGTAAAGAAAAAGGCATCGATCTTATTATCACTGATCATCACATGCCTCCAGCTGTTCTCCCAGAAGCTTATGCGATCATTAATCCAAAACAAGAAGACTGCAACTTCCCAAATATCGAAATTTGTGGCGCTGAGGTCGCTTGGTATTTGGTTGGAGCGTTAAAGGATGTTTTTGGACTAAATTACGATATGAGCAAATTTCTAGAGCTTTTAGCTATCGCGATAATCGCTGATATGATGGAGCTAAGAGATATGAATAGAATGCTTGTTCGTCTTGGCATTTGTAAGCTAAATGCGTCTAAGCGTTCTGCATTTCACGCTATAAAAGAGTTTTATGGTAAGGAAAAATTTGAGTGTGATGATATTAGCTTTCTTATAGCTCCGCTTATAAATTCAGCTGGACGCATGGACGATGCAATGAATTCATTTGACTTTTTACGTGCTAAAAGTATCGAAGAAGCTTACAACTACCTTGATACGATCATTGAATTTAACAACTCCAGAAAAGAGGAGGAGCGCCAACTCTTTGAGTGCTCACTAAAGGACGTAAAAGAGGACGATAAGGTCATCATCACCTGGGGCGAGCAGTGGCATGAGGGCGTAATAGGCATCGTGGCCAGCCGCCTGGCAAAGCACTTTGCAAAGCCAGCTATTGTCTTTAGCATAGATAAGGGCCGTGCAAAAGGCAGTGCTAGAAGCGTTGGCAAGCTTGATATCTTATCACTCATTGCAAGCCACGAAGATCTGCTAACAAGCTACGGTGGTCACAAAGGAGCGGCTGGACTTACGCTTACGCCTGAAAATTTGGTGAAATTTAAAGAAGCGATAAATAAAAGCTGCTCATGCCTAAATATGCAAGATTGCAAAAGCTCGGACGAGCTACTTGGTGACATAATGCCAAGTGAGATAGACTTTGAGCTGCTTGAAATTTTAGAATTTTATGAGCCATACGGACAGAAAAATCCACGTCCAGTCTTTAAGATAAAAAATGCTCTTGTTAAAAACGAAAGACTTATAGGCAGGGATCAAAATCACCTAAAGCTCATCTTGCAAAAGGATAATAAAACACTTGAGGCTCTATTTTTTAACTTTACGAAACACGCTAGAGTGGGCGAGATGATAGATATTATCTTTTGTATATCAAAAAATTCATTCCGCGGACTTGTTACCCCACAGCTACTCATAAAAGAGATTTTATAA
- a CDS encoding NAD(P)H-dependent oxidoreductase — protein MLFLLNYLSNKSHFLLNFLMRKMKTLIILGHPDIQNSVINKRLLQEALKEPQRFSVHDLTQVYAGGNIDAAREQELIRAHDALVLQFPLHNFSCPPILKSWIDAVMTHGFAYGRGSDGIAGRKVALAVTAGIKKSDYRPQGRYHFSLREVLTPFELAFKYYFHADYRDFFAFYGAEEAPGMDYVSSQDDLERGAREYAEFLRNLE, from the coding sequence TTGCTGTTTTTATTAAATTATTTATCAAATAAATCCCACTTCTTGCTAAATTTTTTAATGAGAAAAATGAAAACTCTAATCATCTTAGGCCATCCTGACATTCAAAACTCGGTCATAAACAAACGCCTGCTACAAGAGGCCCTCAAAGAGCCGCAGCGCTTTAGCGTTCATGATTTGACGCAAGTTTACGCAGGCGGCAACATCGACGCCGCGCGCGAGCAAGAGCTCATCAGAGCCCACGACGCCCTCGTTTTACAGTTTCCGCTTCACAACTTCTCCTGCCCTCCGATTTTAAAATCATGGATCGACGCGGTGATGACGCACGGCTTTGCCTATGGACGCGGCTCGGACGGCATAGCGGGCCGCAAGGTTGCGCTAGCCGTGACCGCAGGCATCAAAAAGAGCGACTACCGCCCGCAAGGACGCTATCATTTTAGCTTGCGCGAGGTTCTTACGCCGTTTGAGCTTGCGTTTAAATACTATTTTCACGCCGATTACCGCGATTTTTTCGCATTTTACGGCGCCGAGGAGGCTCCGGGCATGGACTACGTATCAAGCCAGGACGATTTAGAGCGCGGCGCTAGAGAATATGCGGAGTTTTTGCGAAATTTGGAATAA
- a CDS encoding CTP synthase codes for MAKETKYIFITGGVLSSLGKGIAAASIATLLKNSGLKVSVLKADPYINVDPGTMSPLEHGEVFVTDDGAETDLDLGHYERFLDESLSQDNNFTTGRVYSSVIEKERRGDYLGKTIQVIPHIVGEIVDRIKKAGEGKDVLIVEIGGTVGDIEGLPFLEAIRALRVEVGKKRALNIHLTLVPFIKVAGELKTKPTQHSVGELRRIGITPDIIICRSEMPLNRELKDKIAASCGVEKNCVIESLDSASIYQIPLSFLKQDILTPIAENLGFSELKPDMAKWDSLVKRIIAPTNETTIAFVGKYIDLKESYKSLTEGIIHAGANLDARVNLRWIDSEKIEENNVNELLKDVDGILVAGGFGERGVLGKMQAIKFARENKIPYLGICLGMQLALIEFARDVLGLEDANSMEFDKECKNPIIYLIDSFIDAHGKKQIRTHTSPLGGTMRLGAYNCEIKPKTLLAEIYGNAKSVKERHRHRYEANPKYKETFERAGLLVSGESDGLIEAIELKGHPWFVGVQCHPEFTSRLTKPNPVILGFIKASLENVKS; via the coding sequence ATGGCAAAAGAGACGAAGTATATTTTTATCACAGGTGGTGTTTTAAGCTCACTTGGAAAAGGCATCGCAGCTGCGTCTATAGCGACTCTTTTAAAAAATTCCGGACTAAAAGTAAGTGTTTTAAAAGCTGATCCATATATCAACGTAGATCCTGGCACGATGAGCCCGTTAGAACACGGCGAAGTCTTTGTCACAGATGATGGCGCTGAGACTGATCTTGACCTTGGTCACTACGAGAGATTTTTAGATGAGAGCCTAAGTCAGGATAATAACTTCACAACAGGCAGAGTTTATAGCTCGGTTATAGAAAAAGAGCGCCGTGGCGACTACCTTGGAAAGACTATACAAGTGATCCCTCACATCGTTGGCGAGATAGTTGACCGCATAAAAAAAGCAGGCGAGGGCAAAGATGTACTCATTGTTGAGATCGGCGGAACTGTTGGCGACATCGAGGGCTTGCCATTTTTAGAGGCGATAAGAGCGCTAAGAGTAGAAGTTGGCAAAAAAAGAGCGCTAAATATCCACCTAACGCTCGTGCCATTTATCAAAGTAGCTGGCGAGCTAAAAACAAAGCCAACCCAGCACAGCGTAGGCGAGCTAAGACGCATTGGCATAACACCAGATATCATCATCTGCAGATCTGAAATGCCACTAAACCGCGAGCTAAAAGATAAGATAGCAGCAAGCTGTGGAGTAGAGAAAAATTGTGTCATAGAGAGCTTAGACAGCGCAAGCATCTATCAAATTCCACTTTCATTTTTAAAGCAAGACATACTAACTCCAATCGCTGAAAATTTAGGCTTTAGTGAGCTAAAACCAGACATGGCAAAGTGGGATAGCCTAGTAAAAAGAATCATAGCTCCAACAAATGAAACTACAATAGCATTTGTGGGTAAATATATCGATCTAAAAGAGAGCTACAAGAGCCTAACTGAGGGCATCATCCATGCTGGAGCAAATTTGGATGCTAGGGTAAATTTACGCTGGATAGATAGCGAAAAGATAGAAGAGAACAATGTAAATGAGCTTTTAAAAGACGTGGATGGCATCTTGGTCGCTGGCGGCTTTGGCGAAAGGGGTGTTTTAGGCAAGATGCAAGCTATAAAATTTGCTCGTGAAAATAAGATCCCATATCTTGGAATTTGCCTTGGTATGCAGCTAGCACTCATTGAGTTTGCAAGGGATGTTTTGGGCTTAGAAGACGCAAATTCTATGGAATTTGACAAAGAGTGTAAAAATCCTATCATCTATCTAATCGATAGCTTTATCGACGCTCACGGCAAAAAACAGATAAGAACGCACACAAGCCCACTTGGCGGCACGATGAGGCTTGGAGCATATAACTGTGAGATAAAACCAAAGACACTTCTAGCTGAAATTTATGGCAATGCAAAGAGTGTAAAAGAGCGTCACCGCCACCGCTATGAGGCAAATCCAAAATACAAAGAGACTTTCGAAAGAGCTGGTCTTTTGGTAAGTGGCGAAAGCGACGGACTGATAGAGGCTATCGAGCTAAAAGGCCATCCATGGTTTGTGGGCGTGCAGTGTCATCCTGAATTTACTAGCCGTCTAACTAAGCCAAATCCTGTGATATTAGGCTTTATAAAGGCAAGTTTAGAAAACGTCAAATCTTAG
- a CDS encoding DUF4492 domain-containing protein, which yields MIKNYLNIIASLYIEGFKNMKIGKKLWLLIIIKLIIMFGILKAFIFNETLNTKFQTDEEKSEFVIRNLIKE from the coding sequence ATGATAAAAAACTACCTAAACATCATTGCCTCTTTATATATAGAGGGCTTTAAAAACATGAAAATAGGCAAGAAATTATGGCTTCTCATAATAATAAAGCTTATCATCATGTTTGGAATTTTAAAAGCCTTTATCTTTAACGAGACTCTTAATACCAAATTTCAAACCGACGAAGAAAAAAGCGAATTTGTAATTCGTAATTTAATAAAGGAATAA
- a CDS encoding cytochrome ubiquinol oxidase subunit I, with protein sequence MSEMDFVDWSRAQFALTAIYHFLFVPLTLGLSFIIAIMETIYVKTGDKVWLEITKFWLKLFGINFAIGVATGIIMEFEFGTNWANYSWFVGDIFGAPLAIEGLLAFFMESTFFAIMFFGWDKVSKKFHLLSTWLVAIGSNLSALWILIANGWMQYPIGMKFNPDTARMEMENFFEVALNPLGISKFLHTVTSGYTISAIFVIGISAWFLIKKRHILLAKKSIVVASAFGLITSAFLLLSGDESAYFVAQKQPMKLAAMEGLYNGEKNAGLVAAGILNLAKKLGDESEPFLLEIKVPYALGIMANRELDSFTPGINDLLYGNSEHNLISVEEKMAKGKVAIEALKNYKEAKKANDESLMKSSLSNLESNLNFLGYGYLKDAKDAVPPVALTFYSFHIMVALGTYFIALFAITLYLNLSRKYKFENIRAFLWICLFTIPLGYIAAEAGWIVAEVGRQPWVIQDLMTVGVGATNLADSNIKISFILFAVLFTVLLIAEIKIMLKQIKIGFNDHA encoded by the coding sequence ATGTCTGAGATGGATTTTGTTGACTGGTCTAGGGCTCAGTTTGCGCTGACTGCCATTTACCACTTTTTGTTTGTCCCACTTACTTTGGGGCTAAGTTTTATCATCGCCATTATGGAGACGATATATGTTAAAACCGGCGATAAAGTCTGGCTTGAGATAACGAAATTTTGGCTAAAGCTCTTTGGTATAAATTTCGCTATCGGTGTGGCTACTGGCATCATTATGGAGTTTGAATTTGGTACAAACTGGGCGAATTACAGCTGGTTTGTAGGCGATATATTTGGCGCTCCACTTGCGATTGAGGGCTTGCTCGCATTTTTTATGGAGAGTACATTTTTTGCCATTATGTTTTTTGGCTGGGATAAAGTCAGCAAGAAATTTCACCTGCTTTCAACTTGGCTTGTCGCGATTGGTTCAAATTTAAGCGCACTTTGGATCTTAATCGCAAATGGCTGGATGCAGTACCCAATAGGCATGAAATTTAACCCAGATACGGCTAGAATGGAGATGGAGAATTTCTTTGAAGTTGCGCTAAATCCTCTTGGCATTAGCAAATTTTTACACACAGTAACTAGCGGCTACACCATCTCAGCTATCTTTGTGATAGGAATTTCTGCTTGGTTTTTGATAAAAAAACGCCACATCTTGCTAGCTAAAAAAAGTATCGTGGTTGCTAGCGCATTTGGCCTTATCACTTCGGCATTTTTACTACTTAGCGGCGATGAGAGCGCATATTTTGTAGCTCAAAAGCAGCCTATGAAGCTTGCTGCGATGGAGGGACTTTATAATGGCGAGAAAAACGCTGGTCTAGTTGCCGCTGGTATTTTAAACCTAGCTAAAAAGCTTGGCGACGAGAGCGAGCCATTTTTGCTTGAGATAAAGGTACCATACGCACTTGGCATCATGGCAAACAGAGAGCTTGACTCATTTACGCCAGGTATAAATGACCTACTTTATGGCAATAGCGAGCACAATCTAATAAGTGTTGAAGAGAAGATGGCAAAGGGCAAAGTAGCTATTGAAGCTCTTAAAAACTACAAAGAAGCCAAAAAAGCAAATGACGAGAGCTTGATGAAAAGCTCGCTTTCAAATTTAGAGAGCAACCTAAATTTCTTAGGATATGGCTATCTTAAGGACGCAAAAGACGCTGTGCCGCCAGTTGCACTTACATTTTATAGCTTTCACATCATGGTCGCTCTTGGCACTTACTTCATAGCTCTTTTTGCTATCACTCTTTATCTAAATCTCTCAAGAAAATATAAATTTGAAAACATAAGAGCATTTTTATGGATCTGCCTCTTTACTATACCGCTTGGCTACATCGCAGCTGAAGCTGGCTGGATAGTAGCAGAGGTCGGCCGTCAGCCATGGGTGATACAAGATCTCATGACCGTTGGCGTTGGTGCTACGAATTTAGCAGACTCAAATATCAAAATTTCATTTATATTATTTGCTGTTTTATTTACGGTCTTGCTGATTGCCGAGATCAAAATCATGCTTAAGCAAATAAAGATAGGATTTAATGACCATGCATAG
- a CDS encoding cytochrome d ubiquinol oxidase subunit II has translation MHSLGLENLQIYWWFIVSLLGGLLVFMMFVQGGQSLIFSLGKDELKKDMLINSIGRKWELTFTTLVMFGGACFAAFPLFYATSFGGAYWVWLAILFCFIVQAVSYEYRKKPDNFLGARTYEIFLFINGSLGVILIGMAVSTFFSGSDFVLNEHNFVEWKTPFRGLEALANPYLYLLGIAMFFLSRVGGCLYLMNNIADGEFIQNARKQLLINTVLFLPFFLGFLAWVLTKDGFAYDANGVVSLMPYKYAINLIEMPIVGILLLVGVVLVLVGIFQGAFTKSIRGIFAYGVGVTLAVTALFLITGLNGTAFYPSFSDLSSSLTIKNASSSHYTLGVMAYVSLLVPVVLAYIIVVWRAIDSKKITQDEIKNDHHAY, from the coding sequence ATGCATAGTTTAGGTTTAGAAAATTTACAAATTTATTGGTGGTTTATAGTTAGCCTTCTTGGCGGACTTTTGGTATTTATGATGTTTGTTCAAGGCGGTCAGTCGCTCATTTTTAGCCTTGGCAAGGACGAGCTTAAAAAAGATATGCTCATAAATTCTATCGGTAGAAAATGGGAGCTTACATTTACGACGCTTGTTATGTTTGGTGGCGCATGCTTTGCGGCATTTCCACTATTTTACGCTACTAGCTTTGGTGGCGCTTACTGGGTTTGGCTGGCTATTTTATTTTGCTTTATCGTCCAGGCTGTAAGCTACGAGTACCGCAAAAAGCCTGATAACTTCTTGGGCGCTAGAACTTATGAAATTTTCCTTTTCATAAATGGCTCACTTGGTGTTATTCTTATCGGCATGGCCGTTAGTACATTTTTTAGCGGAAGTGACTTTGTGCTAAATGAGCACAACTTTGTCGAGTGGAAGACTCCATTTCGCGGTCTTGAAGCTTTGGCAAATCCTTACTTGTATTTACTTGGCATAGCAATGTTTTTCCTATCTCGCGTAGGTGGCTGCTTATATCTTATGAACAACATCGCTGATGGCGAATTTATACAAAACGCTAGAAAACAGCTACTTATTAACACCGTGCTATTCTTGCCATTTTTCCTAGGATTTCTTGCTTGGGTGCTTACAAAAGATGGCTTTGCATACGACGCAAACGGTGTGGTTAGCCTTATGCCTTACAAATACGCTATAAATTTGATCGAAATGCCTATCGTTGGCATATTGCTTCTTGTTGGCGTTGTTTTGGTACTTGTTGGAATTTTCCAAGGGGCATTTACAAAAAGCATTCGTGGAATTTTTGCTTACGGCGTTGGCGTTACACTTGCTGTGACTGCACTATTTTTGATAACAGGACTAAATGGCACTGCATTTTATCCGTCATTTAGCGACCTTTCTAGCTCGCTAACTATCAAAAATGCAAGCTCAAGCCACTACACACTTGGCGTTATGGCATATGTTAGCTTGCTAGTACCAGTAGTGCTTGCTTATATCATCGTTGTTTGGCGAGCGATAGATAGCAAGAAGATCACACAAGATGAGATCAAAAACGATCATCACGCATACTAA
- a CDS encoding aryl-sulfate sulfotransferase: MSKNFLGSVALAAVLVSGLSIGITPLEAGVLAHHVKVQGELGSVFINPYDVSPLTAIIDRAGKDIKDIHVKVKGKPDGGIDIDYNVSEHALLTHDGVPIWGLYSDYLNEVVVSYTFNGAKKVETYKIYAQPIVTYSRDFRFSHMQKTRVKKVDPAFKNRLYLINNTITSVYKPLDWKNGGAASWNDFTENYIVDTKGEVRWYLDYQKFYDRSERRVMDGGMMMGFHQLKNGDISFGMAQRYLRYDLMGKEIYNRPLPRGYIDLSHEVMPLKNDHALLRVGKYNYHHKDGKISHTIRDHIIEVDNTGKVVEEWDLNEIFGNNVYRSNLIKALDARAVCLNIDMDAKEIKISDDQPFGDITSTGTGRNWAHVNSISYDESDDSIILSLRHQGIVKIGRDKKLKWILASPEGWSEEFKAKVLTPVDSKGNKIKCENSKCEGEFDWSWTQHTAWLTPRYDNKGSIKHLSVFDNGDARGMEQPAFKEDKYSRAVEYKIDEKKGTVEQTWQFGKERGFDFYSAVTSNVEWQKDKNTYFISSSNVNLLRPDKTIKMVLVEIDPKTNEIKFEMDVDSASRDDVAYRAMVIDPEVFSY; this comes from the coding sequence ATGAGCAAGAATTTCTTAGGTTCTGTTGCCCTTGCGGCTGTTTTGGTTAGTGGTCTTAGTATAGGCATCACGCCACTAGAGGCTGGAGTCCTGGCTCATCACGTAAAGGTTCAAGGCGAGCTTGGCTCAGTCTTTATAAACCCTTACGACGTATCGCCGCTAACTGCTATCATCGATAGAGCTGGCAAGGATATCAAAGATATCCACGTCAAAGTAAAAGGTAAGCCAGATGGCGGTATCGACATCGATTATAACGTCTCAGAGCATGCTTTGCTTACGCATGATGGTGTGCCTATTTGGGGGCTTTACTCTGACTATCTAAATGAAGTAGTTGTAAGCTACACATTTAACGGAGCTAAAAAGGTAGAAACATATAAAATTTACGCCCAGCCTATCGTCACATATAGCCGTGATTTTAGATTTTCTCACATGCAAAAGACTCGCGTCAAAAAGGTCGATCCTGCCTTTAAAAACAGGCTCTATCTCATAAATAACACGATCACAAGCGTCTATAAACCACTTGATTGGAAAAATGGTGGAGCTGCTAGCTGGAACGACTTTACAGAAAACTACATCGTAGATACCAAGGGTGAGGTTAGATGGTATCTTGACTATCAAAAATTTTACGACCGCAGCGAGCGCAGAGTGATGGATGGAGGCATGATGATGGGCTTTCATCAGCTAAAAAATGGCGATATCAGCTTTGGCATGGCTCAAAGATATCTAAGATATGACCTTATGGGAAAAGAAATTTATAATCGCCCGCTTCCAAGAGGCTACATCGATCTAAGCCATGAAGTTATGCCATTAAAGAACGATCACGCACTTCTTAGAGTTGGCAAATACAACTACCACCACAAAGATGGCAAAATTTCTCACACCATAAGAGATCACATCATCGAGGTCGATAACACTGGTAAAGTGGTCGAAGAGTGGGATCTAAATGAAATTTTTGGCAACAACGTCTACCGCAGCAACCTCATAAAAGCGCTTGACGCAAGAGCTGTTTGCCTAAATATCGATATGGACGCAAAAGAGATAAAGATAAGCGACGATCAGCCATTTGGCGACATCACCTCTACTGGCACAGGCAGAAACTGGGCTCACGTAAATTCTATCTCGTATGATGAGAGTGACGATAGCATTATCCTCTCACTTCGTCACCAAGGCATCGTTAAAATCGGACGCGATAAAAAATTAAAATGGATACTAGCTTCGCCTGAGGGCTGGAGTGAAGAATTTAAAGCTAAAGTGCTAACTCCAGTTGACAGCAAAGGCAATAAAATAAAATGCGAAAACTCAAAATGCGAGGGCGAATTTGACTGGTCATGGACTCAGCACACCGCATGGCTAACGCCAAGATACGACAACAAAGGTAGCATAAAACACCTAAGTGTCTTTGACAATGGCGATGCAAGGGGCATGGAGCAGCCGGCATTTAAAGAGGATAAATACTCACGTGCGGTTGAGTACAAGATAGATGAGAAAAAGGGCACGGTTGAGCAGACTTGGCAGTTTGGCAAAGAGCGTGGCTTTGACTTTTATAGCGCAGTTACTAGCAACGTCGAGTGGCAAAAAGATAAAAATACCTACTTCATCTCAAGCTCAAACGTAAATTTGCTCCGTCCTGACAAGACTATCAAAATGGTCTTAGTTGAGATCGATCCAAAGACAAATGAGATCAAATTTGAGATGGATGTGGACTCTGCTTCAAGAGATGATGTCGCTTATAGGGCGATGGTTATTGATCCGGAGGTATTTAGTTATTAG
- the ilvD gene encoding dihydroxy-acid dehydratase, giving the protein MRSDIIKKGYTRAPHRSLLRATGLKDEDFDKPFIGVANSFIEIIPGHFFLNKYAQILKDEIRKNGCIPFEFNCIGVDDGIAMGHGGMLYSLPSREIIANSIETVMNAHALDALVCMPNCDKIVPGMVMGALRVNVPTVFVSGGPMKKGYTKDGKPIDLATAFEAVGKFETKEIDEAELKDIECNACPSGGSCSGMFTANSMNTLCEAMGIALPGNGTILALTPEREELIRQAARRICQIALDEKFKIRNILNEKAIRNALVVDMAMGGSSNTVLHMLAISREAGVNLDIKELNKISQNIAHIAKISPSLPNVHMEDVGRAGGMNAVIKEISRRDNGMLNLDNLTVSGETLGERVKASDIKDESVIHKVENAYSQVGGLAILFGNLAEQGCVIKTAGIVGERKFSGKAVCFNSQDEAIAGISSGKVDKGDVVVIRYEGPRGGPGMQEMLSPTSLIMGRGLGADVALITDGRFSGATRGLSIGHVSPEAAEGGMIGLLKDGDIIDIDVDKYEINVRLSEAEIAKRRAEFKPVDKALTSRWLRQYRKLVTNASNGAVLEA; this is encoded by the coding sequence TTGAGAAGCGATATAATCAAAAAAGGCTACACAAGAGCCCCACACCGCTCACTTTTGCGTGCTACTGGACTAAAGGACGAGGACTTTGATAAGCCCTTTATCGGCGTTGCAAACAGCTTTATAGAGATCATTCCAGGGCACTTTTTCTTAAACAAATACGCACAAATTTTAAAAGATGAAATTCGCAAAAATGGCTGTATTCCATTTGAGTTTAACTGCATCGGCGTGGATGATGGCATCGCGATGGGGCATGGTGGCATGCTATATAGCTTGCCTAGCCGCGAGATCATCGCAAACTCGATAGAAACTGTGATGAACGCTCACGCGCTTGACGCACTTGTTTGTATGCCAAACTGCGACAAGATCGTCCCTGGCATGGTTATGGGTGCTTTAAGGGTCAATGTTCCAACCGTGTTTGTAAGCGGTGGCCCAATGAAAAAGGGCTACACAAAAGATGGCAAGCCAATTGATCTTGCGACTGCGTTTGAGGCGGTTGGTAAATTTGAGACCAAAGAGATAGATGAGGCCGAGCTAAAAGATATCGAGTGCAACGCATGTCCAAGTGGTGGTAGCTGTAGTGGTATGTTTACAGCAAATTCTATGAACACGCTTTGTGAAGCGATGGGCATAGCCCTCCCTGGTAACGGCACTATCCTAGCGCTAACGCCAGAGCGTGAAGAGCTCATCAGGCAGGCTGCTCGCAGAATTTGTCAGATCGCCCTTGATGAGAAATTTAAGATAAGAAACATACTAAACGAAAAGGCGATCCGCAACGCGCTTGTCGTTGATATGGCGATGGGTGGCAGCAGCAACACCGTCCTTCACATGCTAGCCATATCAAGAGAGGCTGGCGTAAATTTAGATATCAAAGAGCTAAATAAGATCAGCCAAAACATCGCTCACATCGCTAAAATCAGCCCAAGTTTGCCAAACGTGCATATGGAGGACGTCGGTAGAGCCGGCGGTATGAATGCGGTGATAAAAGAAATTTCACGCAGAGATAACGGCATGCTAAACCTAGACAACCTAACAGTTAGCGGCGAAACTCTTGGCGAACGCGTAAAAGCAAGTGACATCAAAGATGAAAGCGTAATACATAAGGTAGAAAATGCCTACTCGCAGGTCGGCGGACTTGCCATTTTATTTGGAAATTTAGCCGAGCAAGGCTGTGTCATCAAGACGGCCGGTATCGTTGGCGAGCGTAAATTTAGCGGCAAAGCAGTCTGCTTTAACTCGCAAGATGAAGCCATAGCTGGCATCTCAAGCGGTAAAGTCGATAAAGGCGACGTCGTCGTCATCCGCTACGAAGGTCCGCGCGGAGGCCCTGGCATGCAAGAGATGCTAAGCCCTACTTCGCTCATCATGGGGCGAGGACTTGGCGCGGACGTGGCGCTCATCACAGATGGTCGCTTTAGCGGGGCGACAAGAGGTCTAAGTATCGGCCACGTAAGCCCAGAAGCGGCTGAGGGCGGCATGATAGGCTTGCTAAAAGATGGCGATATCATCGATATAGACGTCGATAAATACGAGATAAACGTTCGCCTAAGCGAGGCTGAGATCGCAAAGAGAAGAGCGGAATTTAAGCCAGTTGATAAAGCGCTAACCTCTCGCTGGCTAAGGCAATACCGCAAACTAGTCACAAACGCAAGCAACGGAGCAGTGCTAGAAGCATAA